A single genomic interval of Mycobacterium sp. DL592 harbors:
- a CDS encoding lipopolysaccharide biosynthesis protein, whose product MDKSVDEPPSTSAKTAGAITVAGQLIKGIVQFVGLVAFSHLLSPRDIGLIAMLAVFLMLGETIRDFGLLQAAIQTPKLTHGQASNLFWSNTFIGLVMSVSLTAAAPAVAAMYSEPTLRAVAPWIALSFSINALQTQFQVRLARDLRFMALTATDALSQVIGLAAGLVAAVAGAAYWSLVIQMLTIYVALLIMRVVVSGWWPGLPRRESGMKALYLFGIHSGLTQLLNFFAYNTDSYLIGTRWGASALGIYNRAFQMFTVPANQLLAPLTNVALPLLSRRRHAGGDFYPLLLKAQVAISVALTAMFSLAAALAHPIVEVVLGPTWSKSAPLLSILSIGGAVQVMSYIVFWAFLASGNARQLFYAGLVTRSILVLCIVVGSLAGLAGVAWGFTTGLAISWFINLAWLRRCDSMPVRIFLRSGVHVLLSGLVAGLAGWGLVAVAGPNINVFILLVLGFIVVSAVYAILILANRLAREMLRENVGPAVARLRGLGKT is encoded by the coding sequence GTGGACAAATCTGTGGACGAGCCGCCATCCACATCAGCCAAGACTGCCGGCGCAATCACGGTAGCAGGCCAGCTGATCAAAGGCATCGTTCAGTTTGTCGGTCTGGTTGCGTTCTCACACCTATTGAGCCCGCGTGACATTGGTCTTATCGCCATGTTGGCGGTATTCCTCATGCTCGGCGAAACAATTCGGGACTTTGGTCTACTGCAAGCGGCAATTCAAACGCCGAAGCTCACCCACGGGCAAGCGAGCAACCTGTTCTGGAGCAATACATTTATTGGTCTTGTGATGTCGGTGAGCCTGACCGCTGCGGCTCCGGCTGTAGCGGCGATGTACAGCGAACCCACGTTGCGAGCCGTCGCACCTTGGATCGCGCTGTCATTCTCAATCAACGCACTTCAAACGCAGTTTCAGGTGCGGCTCGCACGCGACTTGAGGTTTATGGCATTGACGGCCACCGATGCGTTGTCACAGGTGATCGGCTTGGCTGCGGGTTTGGTTGCCGCTGTGGCGGGAGCCGCATATTGGTCCTTAGTCATTCAAATGCTGACAATTTATGTAGCGCTGCTGATAATGCGAGTCGTGGTCAGCGGGTGGTGGCCGGGATTGCCGAGGCGCGAGTCCGGCATGAAAGCCCTATACCTGTTTGGCATTCATTCTGGCTTAACTCAACTGCTCAATTTCTTCGCTTACAACACGGACTCGTATCTGATTGGTACTCGCTGGGGGGCGAGCGCGCTGGGTATTTACAATCGGGCGTTCCAAATGTTCACCGTGCCTGCCAATCAGCTGTTGGCGCCACTTACGAATGTCGCGCTTCCCTTACTGTCCCGCCGACGTCACGCCGGTGGTGACTTCTATCCTTTGCTGCTGAAGGCCCAGGTTGCCATATCGGTGGCGCTGACGGCAATGTTCTCGCTTGCCGCGGCTCTCGCGCACCCTATCGTTGAGGTGGTGCTCGGACCGACTTGGAGTAAGTCTGCACCGCTGTTGTCAATTCTATCGATCGGCGGAGCGGTCCAGGTCATGAGCTACATTGTATTCTGGGCCTTTCTGGCCTCAGGAAATGCACGCCAGTTGTTCTATGCCGGTTTGGTCACGAGATCGATTTTGGTGCTGTGCATAGTCGTTGGATCTTTGGCTGGCTTGGCGGGCGTTGCCTGGGGATTTACGACCGGGTTGGCGATATCGTGGTTTATTAACCTAGCGTGGCTGAGGAGATGCGACTCGATGCCAGTGCGCATTTTCCTTCGATCAGGCGTTCATGTGTTGCTGAGTGGTCTGGTCGCCGGCCTCGCTGGATGGGGTCTCGTCGCGGTTGCGGGACCGAACATTAACGTGTTCATCCTGTTGGTGCTCGGTTTCATTGTGGTCTCCGCCGTCTACGCGATACTCATCTTGGCGAACAGGCTCGCCCGAGAGATGTTGCGCGAGAACGTTGGCCCCGCTGTCGCGCGATTGCGGGGACTCGGCAAGACCTAG
- a CDS encoding DUF4012 domain-containing protein: MGLFSRHRSSGDSNDSSTTSPDTDERPWFRSGRVAWSGLGILVLLIAFGCWLGFQAQAAKAHLDQARSTAQQSKDALLQGDTADATRFAADAQTQAQAARDAAHSLPWNIASAVPWLGGPFKTGQQITDVVLGLAADVLKPTADAGTSVAPKQLLANGRLDVQSLRKEAPILAKIAASAARLNAEAEAISDPHYVSALGEARTKLQAQTADISQLVGNAAVAARVAPALMGADGPRTYFMGFQTNAEARGTGGLLGGFGILRFDNGKPAVDTLGRNTELDKPFTPMSLGPDFDQQYGFTHPTTDFRNSNQSSHFPYAAQIWQSMWEQQSGMKVDGVVAIDPIALSYILGATGPVVMPDGETVADNNVVELTESTVYTRFPTDQSARKQYLQEVASAVVKKIGAPVQSARKLFDALGRAIGERRISVWSSSPADQKLLEETPLAHVVPDDPAPYAEVVINNLGGNKMDYYLDRQIEYVADGCDGDTRMSTVTVRLTNTLPDASGLPDYVAGKLGFFPALAENIPRGAMLSSVRLLATKDAQVISVVVNGKRVRVFGAKERGHPSFESQVAIAPGKTAEITFRLSEPTAAGAPRVPVQPLRDTVIPEVTVPQCSK; the protein is encoded by the coding sequence GTGGGTCTCTTTTCACGGCATCGGTCCAGTGGCGACTCGAACGATAGCTCCACGACTTCGCCCGACACCGATGAGCGCCCCTGGTTCAGGAGCGGCAGGGTTGCGTGGTCAGGCCTTGGGATTCTTGTCCTGCTCATCGCGTTCGGCTGCTGGCTCGGTTTCCAAGCGCAAGCAGCCAAGGCCCACCTCGACCAGGCGCGCAGCACTGCCCAGCAGAGCAAAGATGCACTGCTGCAGGGTGATACGGCTGACGCGACACGGTTTGCCGCTGATGCGCAGACGCAAGCACAGGCTGCCCGGGATGCGGCCCACTCCCTGCCCTGGAACATCGCTTCCGCAGTGCCGTGGCTGGGCGGCCCTTTCAAGACCGGCCAACAGATAACCGATGTGGTGCTGGGGCTGGCGGCTGACGTTCTGAAACCCACCGCAGATGCCGGCACCAGCGTCGCGCCGAAGCAACTGCTTGCGAACGGCCGACTCGACGTACAGTCACTTCGCAAGGAAGCGCCGATTCTGGCCAAGATCGCTGCGAGCGCAGCGCGGCTTAACGCTGAGGCAGAAGCGATTTCGGATCCGCATTATGTTTCGGCGCTCGGTGAGGCCCGAACGAAACTTCAAGCGCAGACTGCCGATATCTCCCAGCTGGTGGGCAACGCCGCTGTCGCCGCGCGTGTAGCGCCGGCACTCATGGGTGCCGACGGCCCCCGCACTTACTTCATGGGATTCCAGACCAATGCCGAGGCCCGAGGCACCGGAGGGCTCCTCGGCGGGTTTGGAATTCTGCGATTCGACAATGGCAAGCCCGCAGTGGACACGCTGGGCCGCAATACCGAGCTTGATAAGCCCTTCACGCCGATGTCTCTTGGCCCAGACTTCGACCAGCAGTACGGGTTCACCCATCCAACTACGGATTTCCGTAACAGCAACCAGAGTTCCCATTTCCCATATGCGGCCCAGATCTGGCAGTCGATGTGGGAACAACAGTCGGGAATGAAGGTCGATGGTGTTGTCGCCATCGACCCCATCGCACTCAGCTATATCCTCGGGGCCACCGGACCTGTCGTGATGCCGGACGGCGAGACGGTAGCGGACAACAACGTCGTCGAGTTGACTGAGTCGACCGTCTACACCCGCTTTCCCACAGATCAATCCGCGCGTAAGCAGTATCTGCAGGAGGTTGCTTCCGCGGTGGTCAAGAAGATCGGCGCGCCGGTGCAGTCCGCGCGCAAGTTGTTCGACGCCTTAGGCCGTGCGATCGGCGAGCGGCGAATCTCGGTCTGGAGTTCGTCACCTGCCGACCAGAAGCTGCTTGAAGAGACTCCTCTGGCTCATGTGGTTCCAGATGATCCGGCGCCCTACGCGGAGGTCGTCATCAATAATCTCGGCGGCAACAAGATGGACTATTACTTGGATCGACAGATCGAGTATGTCGCTGACGGTTGCGATGGAGATACGCGGATGTCGACTGTCACGGTCCGGTTGACCAATACACTCCCGGATGCATCTGGACTGCCGGATTACGTCGCAGGGAAGTTGGGCTTCTTTCCCGCTCTCGCAGAGAACATCCCGAGGGGCGCGATGCTCAGCTCGGTACGCCTGCTCGCAACCAAGGACGCGCAGGTAATCAGTGTTGTCGTCAACGGCAAGAGGGTTCGTGTCTTCGGCGCCAAGGAGCGCGGACACCCCAGCTTTGAGAGTCAAGTGGCCATCGCACCCGGAAAGACTGCGGAGATCACTTTCCGGCTCTCCGAACCCACAGCCGCTGGGGCGCCACGCGTACCAGTTCAACCGTTGCGCGACACCGTTATCCCGGAAGTCACGGTGCCGCAATGCTCAAAGTGA
- a CDS encoding LamG domain-containing protein, whose translation MAVWDFQDDQEGGKTVTAVHGAELLTLTARGTKTVVKDAADRGPFGPSLVLDGETVFVKDGDIGALDVTKSGNQVSVVNWVKDTADNHDDNFNGTACRAGSHCEGGPDSARQYASYFDAIRYIGWSHGHYTPHIGAQDGPSPGYPYNRDYAASARKYFTGVGQGQWHMEAFTYDGETITAYVDGLSDVWKAVAEPAPDEPGYSLHQTVDRNPFFLGKPINNSPTTKRFSIGAAVSGEPPDFHGVNFTDGKLGGVAVFNRALTADEIMAIRLGTLRPGEPITMFSFEVTSPGPHPLREIGWTAVAGTLSADVSAGIEDDYRASRPADSDKAFLRKANPAIGATWIPLTGLSASQVKRLRFKLLSALPSSAQQRVLIRTGEKWWASNSAYGTKTPHANASNWSEAETVVHVMSWGPGQWRPVTLEPDALALADGANTEPISADRVTAIGFISAGGDGSAARVTDLELLAD comes from the coding sequence GTGGCGGTGTGGGATTTCCAAGACGATCAGGAGGGAGGAAAGACTGTCACAGCCGTCCATGGGGCCGAGCTGCTAACTCTGACGGCGCGTGGCACCAAGACGGTTGTCAAGGATGCAGCCGACAGGGGGCCGTTCGGGCCGTCTTTGGTGCTCGACGGCGAAACCGTCTTCGTGAAAGACGGTGACATCGGAGCTCTGGACGTAACCAAGAGTGGTAACCAGGTGTCAGTCGTGAACTGGGTCAAGGACACCGCTGATAACCACGACGATAACTTCAACGGCACAGCGTGCCGAGCAGGGTCGCACTGTGAGGGAGGTCCCGACTCGGCGCGCCAGTACGCATCCTACTTCGATGCGATCCGCTACATCGGCTGGTCACACGGCCACTACACGCCCCATATCGGCGCACAGGACGGTCCAAGTCCTGGGTACCCGTATAACAGGGACTACGCAGCAAGCGCGCGAAAGTATTTCACCGGAGTGGGTCAGGGCCAGTGGCATATGGAGGCTTTCACCTATGACGGTGAGACCATCACCGCTTACGTTGACGGACTGTCCGACGTATGGAAGGCAGTCGCCGAGCCTGCGCCGGATGAACCCGGTTACTCATTGCACCAAACAGTTGACCGAAACCCGTTTTTTCTCGGGAAGCCGATAAATAATTCACCTACCACTAAGCGCTTCTCGATTGGTGCCGCGGTTAGCGGCGAGCCGCCGGATTTTCACGGGGTGAACTTCACCGACGGCAAACTGGGCGGTGTGGCAGTCTTCAACCGTGCGCTGACGGCTGACGAAATCATGGCTATCCGGCTGGGAACTTTGAGACCGGGCGAGCCGATTACGATGTTCTCGTTCGAGGTGACGTCTCCTGGTCCGCATCCTTTGCGCGAGATCGGTTGGACTGCGGTAGCGGGGACGCTGAGTGCAGACGTTTCTGCAGGGATCGAGGACGACTACCGTGCTTCGCGACCGGCGGATTCAGACAAGGCGTTCTTGCGGAAGGCGAATCCGGCGATCGGCGCGACCTGGATTCCGCTGACTGGACTTTCGGCCTCTCAGGTCAAGCGGTTGCGCTTCAAGCTGCTATCGGCCTTACCGTCATCAGCGCAGCAACGCGTGCTGATCCGCACGGGTGAAAAATGGTGGGCTTCCAACTCGGCTTATGGCACGAAGACACCGCATGCCAACGCTTCAAACTGGTCGGAGGCCGAGACCGTCGTTCATGTGATGTCGTGGGGGCCCGGACAGTGGCGGCCGGTCACCCTGGAACCCGATGCGCTCGCGCTGGCTGACGGCGCCAACACGGAGCCCATCTCCGCGGATAGGGTGACTGCTATTGGGTTCATATCGGCTGGCGGCGACGGATCGGCAGCCAGAGTTACTGATCTCGAACTCTTAGCTGACTGA
- a CDS encoding polysaccharide biosynthesis tyrosine autokinase — MNLQEFVKILRARWITVTAALTAALLAAVAVTLLTTPLYQASTRLFVSTAAGDSLADAYQGTLFSQERVLSYTQLLKGETLAKRTIDKLGLDMRPSALTKQITASAKQDTVLIDVQVLDASPVRARDIANALSDEFVKMVRELETPPDGSKPDARVIVEQRATIPESPVVPKTSRNIALGLVAGVLLGVGLAVLRDRLDNTVNDRETVEDITGVVLVGNIPADKERRKDAAIAFDKESSGISEAFRKLRTNLQFLAVDDPPRAILVASSLPNEGKSTTAINLALVLAEAGHTVVLVDGDMRRPMLDKYLNLVGTAGFSTVLSGAASLSDVLQKTRFPGLTVLASGAIPPNPSELLASQAAKRIVGELREQFDYVIVDSSPLLAVTDAAVLSTSVDGVLVMVRFGTTKREQLAHAIRNLTGVGASILGAVFTMTAARGTTSYSYNYNYSYGSDGASLNGSSATTSGSAEDSSDVPATSEKEAVEPV, encoded by the coding sequence GTGAATCTCCAGGAATTTGTCAAAATTCTTCGAGCGCGCTGGATTACAGTCACCGCAGCCCTGACGGCCGCCCTACTGGCGGCGGTCGCTGTCACTCTGCTGACCACACCGCTCTACCAGGCGTCGACACGGCTGTTCGTCTCGACAGCGGCGGGCGATTCCTTGGCAGACGCCTATCAGGGCACCCTGTTCTCCCAAGAGCGCGTGTTGTCGTACACGCAGCTTCTGAAGGGTGAGACCCTGGCCAAACGCACGATCGACAAGCTCGGCCTCGATATGAGACCCTCCGCACTGACCAAACAGATCACAGCCTCTGCCAAGCAGGACACGGTGCTCATCGATGTCCAGGTACTCGACGCCTCGCCCGTCCGGGCCCGCGACATCGCAAACGCGTTGTCCGACGAGTTCGTGAAAATGGTTCGAGAACTCGAGACGCCCCCAGACGGCTCGAAGCCCGACGCACGGGTGATCGTCGAACAACGCGCGACGATTCCCGAATCACCCGTCGTGCCCAAGACCAGCCGCAACATCGCGTTGGGGTTGGTCGCCGGTGTGTTGTTGGGCGTGGGCCTGGCGGTCCTCCGAGATCGACTGGACAACACCGTCAACGACCGTGAGACGGTCGAGGACATTACGGGCGTCGTGCTGGTCGGCAACATCCCGGCTGACAAGGAACGGCGTAAGGACGCGGCGATCGCGTTCGACAAAGAGAGTTCGGGTATCTCGGAGGCCTTCCGCAAGCTTCGGACCAATCTGCAGTTCCTCGCCGTCGACGACCCGCCCCGGGCGATCCTCGTTGCCAGCTCGCTGCCGAATGAAGGGAAATCCACAACAGCGATCAACCTGGCACTCGTACTGGCCGAAGCCGGGCACACGGTCGTTCTGGTCGATGGCGACATGCGCAGGCCGATGCTGGACAAATACCTGAACCTCGTTGGCACAGCGGGCTTCAGCACTGTCCTCAGCGGCGCAGCATCACTCAGCGACGTCCTGCAGAAGACCCGGTTCCCCGGCCTGACGGTGCTGGCTTCCGGCGCGATTCCGCCGAATCCGAGCGAATTGCTCGCATCCCAGGCCGCCAAGCGGATCGTGGGCGAACTGCGCGAGCAATTCGACTACGTCATTGTGGATTCCTCCCCCCTGCTGGCCGTCACAGATGCGGCCGTCCTGTCCACCAGTGTCGACGGCGTGCTGGTGATGGTGCGGTTCGGAACGACGAAACGCGAACAGCTCGCGCATGCGATCAGGAACCTCACCGGCGTGGGCGCGTCCATCCTCGGAGCTGTGTTCACCATGACCGCAGCACGTGGCACAACCTCGTACAGCTATAACTACAACTACAGCTATGGCAGCGATGGCGCGTCGCTGAACGGTTCATCGGCCACCACGAGCGGATCCGCCGAGGACTCCTCCGATGTGCCGGCCACATCCGAGAAAGAGGCCGTCGAGCCGGTGTGA
- a CDS encoding endonuclease/exonuclease/phosphatase family protein — MYKTIRVVVLSTVSISALGFALLALAARTQPIKTVADLVLAVGSPYVTLVALLGLCLAASCRRVALSIAAVGVLVATLAVQVSWYYLGRPVTIGEHVSLRVLSSNLRYGQADPSFLVGLAKDGADVITLSELTPEAVQRFQQAGIDKTFPYSQLIPSAGAGGIGMWSRYPLTSLSAPRHRGVTIPVARLQIPGLATEPLLASVHVTSPVAEEHNTVAEWRSGMASAKAQLANFADSAGFGAVIVGGDYNSTPDMLQFRELLTDGYRDAVEQLGAGFAPTFPSNRWYPPLITIDHILTHNAAASSIRTVEVPGSDHRALLATIELPTG; from the coding sequence GTGTACAAGACGATCCGTGTGGTGGTTCTGTCAACAGTGTCGATTTCGGCTCTCGGATTCGCCCTTCTCGCCCTGGCGGCGCGAACGCAACCGATAAAGACAGTCGCGGATCTGGTCCTCGCTGTGGGGTCGCCTTACGTCACGCTCGTTGCCCTGTTGGGGCTGTGCCTTGCTGCTTCCTGCCGTCGAGTGGCACTCTCGATCGCCGCCGTGGGCGTCCTCGTCGCCACCCTCGCTGTCCAGGTGTCGTGGTACTACCTTGGCCGGCCCGTGACGATCGGCGAGCACGTCTCCCTGCGGGTGCTGTCTTCGAACCTTCGCTACGGACAGGCCGACCCTTCATTCCTCGTTGGCCTGGCCAAGGACGGCGCCGATGTGATCACCCTCTCCGAGTTGACTCCAGAAGCCGTGCAACGCTTTCAGCAAGCCGGAATCGACAAGACCTTCCCCTACTCTCAACTCATCCCCTCGGCTGGCGCCGGGGGAATCGGCATGTGGAGTCGGTATCCGCTTACCTCCTTGTCGGCACCGCGGCACCGCGGCGTGACGATTCCTGTAGCGCGGCTGCAGATTCCCGGGTTAGCGACAGAACCACTACTGGCGAGTGTGCACGTCACATCGCCGGTCGCCGAAGAACATAACACCGTCGCAGAGTGGCGCAGCGGAATGGCAAGCGCCAAAGCACAATTAGCGAACTTTGCGGACAGTGCTGGATTCGGTGCGGTCATCGTGGGTGGCGACTACAACAGCACTCCCGACATGCTGCAGTTCCGGGAACTGCTGACTGACGGCTACCGCGATGCTGTGGAGCAGCTCGGCGCCGGCTTCGCTCCGACCTTCCCGTCCAACAGGTGGTATCCACCTCTGATCACCATCGACCACATTTTGACCCACAACGCCGCTGCTTCGTCGATCCGTACTGTCGAAGTGCCGGGCTCCGACCACCGCGCATTGCTGGCAACCATCGAATTGCCCACCGGCTAG
- a CDS encoding O-antigen ligase, translating into MSTNQLLIIAAVGIFVFAAASHVGWAVACLAGYVITFGGVTTSLIIVGSQTRHTGIAPSTPVVWLGDALLLGAVLAVWAGGGRLRIGWLLAAFGLPALVLEITVWGGTPAQWSGLKLYVTAIVAFAVGRWLSENLTEKSALLLASVCAAVCFLQLVFTVAQSRGVMLLRAGGPDTENWITSEGRMVGLFSHPAILGKTVFLLLCFLLPLSTCRRPLTRRLTYTAVAFGSLATLFTLSRANILAIGIAIVLWVLLSGRASSIAARLGVLAVSIGLIVLNGGLIGALQDRQRADPGGGYRDRLLQTGLGQIESAPFTGTGPNFYTDVVGRYDRLAAAGFPVHNSFLYPAAELGIPLAILLFVPIVLTIVVRISRIRPHLGLEVQTAALLSIFPGLLLIAWTGWGMIATEALPLWFMGFGFLAANNNFFNRAQPPHINSEALADTSTART; encoded by the coding sequence GTGTCAACGAATCAGTTACTGATTATTGCAGCAGTAGGGATATTCGTCTTTGCTGCAGCGTCACATGTGGGCTGGGCTGTGGCATGTTTAGCCGGCTATGTGATCACGTTTGGTGGTGTCACGACCTCGTTGATTATTGTCGGTTCGCAAACGAGGCATACAGGTATTGCTCCCTCAACGCCCGTAGTCTGGCTTGGCGATGCATTGCTGTTAGGTGCCGTGCTTGCCGTATGGGCAGGCGGGGGGCGTCTGAGAATCGGTTGGCTCTTAGCGGCTTTCGGGCTGCCGGCCCTAGTGCTGGAGATAACCGTGTGGGGTGGCACCCCCGCGCAGTGGTCTGGTCTCAAGCTGTATGTGACGGCGATCGTCGCTTTCGCTGTAGGCCGTTGGCTCAGCGAGAACCTCACTGAGAAATCTGCTCTGCTACTGGCCTCGGTCTGCGCTGCGGTCTGTTTCCTTCAGCTTGTCTTTACAGTCGCGCAGTCCCGGGGAGTGATGTTGCTCCGAGCGGGTGGCCCCGACACCGAGAATTGGATCACGTCTGAGGGCCGGATGGTGGGTCTCTTCAGCCATCCCGCAATCCTCGGAAAGACAGTGTTTCTACTTCTTTGCTTTCTGCTGCCGCTGTCGACGTGCCGTCGACCACTCACTCGACGATTGACCTACACTGCCGTGGCCTTCGGTTCTCTTGCGACTCTCTTCACCCTCTCGCGGGCGAACATCCTCGCCATCGGGATCGCGATCGTGCTGTGGGTGCTTCTCAGCGGTAGGGCTTCCTCCATTGCAGCAAGACTAGGCGTCCTTGCCGTCTCGATTGGGCTCATTGTCCTGAACGGCGGCCTCATCGGAGCTTTGCAGGACAGGCAGCGGGCCGACCCCGGTGGTGGATACCGTGACCGGCTTCTGCAGACCGGATTGGGCCAAATCGAAAGCGCCCCTTTTACCGGCACGGGCCCGAATTTCTACACTGACGTAGTTGGCCGCTACGACCGACTTGCCGCAGCTGGATTTCCCGTCCATAACTCGTTCTTGTATCCCGCTGCTGAACTAGGAATCCCGCTGGCGATCCTTTTATTCGTGCCGATAGTCTTGACCATCGTGGTTCGGATCAGCAGAATCAGACCTCACCTCGGCCTCGAGGTGCAGACAGCCGCACTGTTGTCGATATTTCCGGGGTTGTTGCTGATTGCATGGACCGGCTGGGGAATGATCGCTACAGAGGCGCTTCCCTTGTGGTTCATGGGTTTTGGTTTCCTCGCCGCGAACAACAATTTCTTTAATCGGGCCCAACCGCCGCATATAAATAGCGAAGCCTTAGCTGACACCTCGACTGCTCGGACTTGA
- a CDS encoding polysaccharide pyruvyl transferase family protein, which translates to MGNIGDQAMLESFLLNTTWPVTLLVEHEGGHDIPSKFAGRVEKIVLPDLFATRPWVRSRLRRHIAGLIGAHSTFSVIGADVMDGGYDAAQSSIRFGMLCIGNALGTPNRVLGFSWNGAPPSAVRQALTLSQPGSLLCSRDPRSLARLGRDGGLNLHQTADVVFAMDAVEPYAPAAPWIAAQDRRRIIIMNVSGLLASRGVRTEQYVAVARHFVRSGCSIMLLPHVIRPGDDDLAACAEVANEAGTGSYVHLVENLLRPSQVAWLAKQSSAVLTGRMHLSILALNQGVPAAVLSTQGKVSGLMDLFETPDMALEPGPDLAKDAMAALNQIIDDPSVRQRVSARLPKVRELALLNFDGLESD; encoded by the coding sequence ATGGGAAACATCGGCGACCAGGCGATGCTTGAGTCCTTCCTGCTCAACACCACTTGGCCGGTGACCCTCCTCGTAGAACACGAGGGTGGCCATGACATACCCTCGAAGTTCGCCGGGCGTGTCGAGAAGATCGTTTTACCAGATCTTTTCGCCACCAGACCCTGGGTTCGCAGCAGACTCCGGCGCCACATCGCGGGCCTCATCGGTGCCCACTCGACATTCTCGGTGATCGGCGCCGACGTGATGGATGGCGGTTACGACGCGGCTCAATCGAGCATCCGCTTTGGCATGCTCTGTATCGGTAACGCACTTGGAACCCCGAACCGGGTCCTCGGGTTCAGCTGGAATGGCGCGCCGCCCAGCGCAGTCCGGCAGGCACTCACGCTTTCTCAGCCAGGCTCACTGCTGTGCTCACGCGACCCGCGCTCCCTTGCCCGTCTAGGTCGTGACGGAGGTTTGAACCTGCACCAGACAGCAGACGTCGTTTTCGCCATGGACGCGGTCGAACCCTACGCCCCGGCGGCACCCTGGATAGCGGCGCAAGACCGCCGGCGGATCATCATCATGAATGTCAGCGGCCTGTTGGCGAGTCGGGGGGTCCGAACCGAGCAATACGTGGCCGTAGCACGCCATTTCGTCCGTTCTGGATGCTCGATCATGTTGCTGCCACACGTTATTCGTCCAGGCGACGACGACCTCGCCGCCTGTGCCGAAGTGGCGAACGAGGCCGGCACCGGTAGTTACGTTCATCTTGTCGAAAATTTGCTGCGGCCCAGCCAGGTCGCATGGCTCGCCAAGCAATCGTCGGCCGTACTAACTGGGCGAATGCACCTGTCGATTCTTGCACTTAATCAAGGCGTGCCAGCGGCAGTACTGTCCACCCAGGGCAAAGTCTCTGGATTGATGGACTTGTTCGAGACGCCTGATATGGCTCTGGAACCGGGGCCGGACCTTGCGAAGGATGCAATGGCTGCTTTGAATCAGATCATCGACGATCCTTCGGTACGTCAACGGGTTTCAGCTCGCCTGCCTAAAGTCCGGGAGTTGGCGCTTCTGAATTTCGATGGGCTCGAATCGGACTGA
- a CDS encoding protein-tyrosine-phosphatase, with protein sequence MAERYTAAYARQHQLSHLLASSAGTHAVVAHPMHHEAAAVLAEIGGDASEFAARQLNSRIASDADLILTMTMAQRDMVLELAPRQLRRTFSLGEASRLASEGGGISVTDLADLRPRLQSSELVDVPDPIGQSPEFFAMVGFQIAALLTPILELCRQ encoded by the coding sequence ATGGCGGAACGGTATACAGCTGCCTACGCCAGGCAGCATCAACTCTCCCACCTCCTAGCATCTAGTGCCGGTACCCATGCGGTAGTCGCACATCCGATGCATCACGAGGCAGCAGCGGTGCTTGCCGAAATCGGTGGCGACGCATCAGAATTCGCTGCGCGACAGCTGAATTCGAGAATCGCGTCAGACGCCGACCTCATTCTCACCATGACGATGGCGCAGCGAGACATGGTATTGGAACTCGCCCCACGCCAACTCCGTAGGACATTTTCGCTGGGCGAAGCCTCTCGACTTGCATCAGAGGGCGGGGGCATTAGTGTCACCGACCTCGCAGATCTCCGTCCGCGCCTTCAATCGTCCGAGCTTGTGGACGTCCCCGACCCTATCGGCCAGAGCCCGGAATTCTTCGCGATGGTTGGCTTCCAGATCGCAGCCCTGCTGACACCGATCCTTGAATTGTGCAGACAGTAA